The segment TTTTAAAGAGATGCATAACAAGTGTTGAAATGTTTTGGTCCGTCATTacacgattcagtggacggacaagttggctggggtccaacaacccgtttctgtatttgaacaaaataattttgtttctgaaatttgagaaaaatagctttctctttaatgaagttgagaattgtgggagtgagctttacatgaagatatatattacaagctgtttttatctgtgtgaaaatggcgctgataaatgttctcagaaatcaggagggtttgttatgcccataaagaaatgttacgagataaaatgtcgtctgtgagcgagaattgtgaatatatatttgtactttaaacatggaaatcacagaatctggaaatatgtgtgaatatttggtttacaaagagatgatgagaaaggagtggctttgaacactcgcccaggtctcgtcactttgacattccctgtttgtgagattagggactgcccctttgaggaaatcagtttttcattgtatgaaacgcatagcgtcacagttaagctacaaagagaaacttttaaacaagtgtcgtattagcagctgttcaatgtgaattaataacagttactgtaattcctagtgaataaatgttaatctctatgcaaaagtttttttcttcacagaagctctccagctacaaagcaccctttcaatccagattgaatttatccaacttccaatgaatagaagtttgcaatgttttgatccacagctacaacaaacataagtaaaaactAATCAAGAATTTAAAAACCGTAGACTCTgatgagtaatgattaccttgttttggaaagagatattagagtttatgtgctattcgcatagcaaatgcatgaaccagatggtttttctgtatgtgcagaaagcaaaaggtttttatttttatcctcataacaattttgagtcaatcagtgttgtaaacgcaTTCACTGccattatttactgtgctataatagtagtatactgcaagtccttctttgtatcgtgggtatggtaatgcattgatgggaattcaatatttgtacggaaatgaaaaagatttaagactttatgagctattatctgtgtttttgcattagcatttctgggtgatagtaagacatttacactctccactgagcaaaaccaaatgtttaaccaattttaagctaaagcaacttcagcaccagcactggctttgccagattgtgACAGAGCTACTCAAGCACACAAAGTTGAAGGCTTCACTCAAGATAATGcccaacatcgcagactgtttaagACCAGATTCCTCAATGGCCTTTCTGAAATATATCGTCAACAATTGTTCCTTATAAGACCAGAAGTAGTAACAATGGAAATGCAATCCATGCTCCAAGTCCTAGAAGATATAGAAGACCGGGAAAAGGAGAAGCAAAGGAAAGCCAAAGACAAATCTCAAACTCAGAAAATTACCATTCATGTGGTCCAAGAGAATCAAGACTGGAAGGTTCGTACAGACACAAGAGGTGCATCAAAgcaacaaataaatgaaaaagcaaaCATGACTTTGGAAGAAATGAAAAAGCAAGGCATTTGTTTCTTCTGCAAGAAGAGAGGGCACATGAAGAAAGATTGCAACAAGCATAAGAAATGGCTGGAAAGAAGAAATGAACAAGTTACAAACCAACAACTGGCATAGGAAATTGGCACTCCAACGTACCTCCGGCTCACATATAACCAAACTCTGAAAAATGACTTGACTAAAGGCCTAGTGAATATCATATTACCTAATGGTCAAGAATGTGAGTGTCTAATTGATACTGGAGCAAGCCgcactgtattaagaaaacaggaggtacctcaacaactattaacagaaattgatttacctgctacaggcctagcaggaaaagaagtaaaactaacagaaagtaaaccagttacacttttagtaggtgaagagacaattgaagtaccaatacaatttctcacttcctaatcttgtccctataatctgttgggagcagatgTACTTTCAAAGATACAAGCCAGCATCAAATACACCCCAACTGGAGTAAAACTCACAAGTCAACTCCCATCTCCAGTCCAAGAAGAGCTTACAGCAGCAATCTAGATGCTAGAGCAGATGAGCACATGTCACAAGGATAAGACTGTTAATCTACCAGATTGGCTGAACATAGTACCAGACAAGTTATGGTCCAAAGGAAAACACGATGTGGGCACACTTAAAGTAAATCCAGTAAAACTGACACTAAAGCCAGGAACACATCCTGTCTCAATTAAACAGTACCCACTTGCTGCAGCTCAAACCAAAGCGATCTCAGAACAAATACAAGAATATCTACAAATAGGGGTGTTAAGAAAATGTCGCTCTCCTTATTCTACACCCCTATTCCCAGTAAAGAAACAAGATGTCGGACAAGGGGGTGCAATACTGGATGGTTTATGACCTAAGAGAGGTCAACAAAAGACTTCTGATCAACACTCCCATTGTACCCAACCCCCACACTTTGCTTAATCAGATACCgccaaatgcaaaatggttttcagtaattgactttgcaaatgctttcttctcagtcctaaTCACAGAAGATAGTCAACTCCTTCTAGCCTTCACCCATGATGGAAACCAATATTGCTGGACAAGACTCCCTCAGGGAGGAGCAACAAGCCCGTCGGAATTCTCAGAGGCAATGGCACTAATTCTCCAAGGATGGAGGCCTATCAATCCAACTACTCAActcattcaatatgtagatgatctcATGTTGGCTGCAGAAActgaagaagaatgcaaagcagaaacactgtcattactttgtttcctggccgaacaagactgcagagtatcaccaagcaagttgcaattagtacaggaaaaagtaatattcttaggacattgtatctctgcaggaaccagacatcttacaactgaaagagttaaagttatacGAGACATGAAGACACCAAAAACAGTCAAAGAAATCAGAGCCTTCTTGGGACTCCTTGGATATTGCAGAGAGTGGATTCCTTCAGCTTCAATTCTTATGCAACCATTGTATGAATGCTTgaggaaacaacagggaacagaaccactcaatataactgaaatagagaATGCAGTGCAAGCCCTGAAACATGCCATCTCTACTGCACCAGCACTTGGACTACCAGACTACCTGAAACCTTTCACATTGTTCTGCCATGAGCAGTCAGGACATGCTCTAggagtcctcacacagaaacatggaacgaagcaaaggccactggcctattattctgcacaactcgatccagttataagaggttctccatcatgtatacaagcagtagcagcagcaatactgaaagaaaaggtagcagatatggtattggaccatgcacttattattcaagttccacatgcagtcacagaaattctTAATCAAGCAAAAACAAGACATTTGTCTGCAGCCAGACTAACTAAATATCAGGTAGCCTTGCTCAGCgcctcacatgtaacaattaccagatgcacaatcctcaatccagcaaccctgctccccattgatgattcagaagaggggagtaaggggagtcgcaaagaagatgaatcatcagacaggggatatgaggacctgagtgaagcgtctgaagaagaaactgaagaaatacacacacaaaaattttcacaTGATTGTTTGGAACTTATGAAATTAGAGACTTCAGCTTTACATAATGTTACTgacacaccactttcagatgcaaccctaactctttatgtagatggatctagatactatgtggatggagttccatatacaggttatgccatcacaactgaggaagaggtgcttgactcaggaacactgtctaatggagcatcagcacaagaagcagaattgatagctctaactaaagcttgtgtatatgcagaaggacaaaaagccaatgtatatacagatcCACGTTATGCCTGGGGAGTGGCGCATGACTTATGTCCCATTTGGAAAAGCAGAGATTTCCAAGGATCAAATGGAAAACCCATCAAACATGCAAACTTGATTAATGAACTGTTTAGAGCATTGGAACTCCCTAAACAAGTGGGAATTATAAAGGTTCAAGCTCACACTAGAGAACAAACTCCAGAAGCAAGAGGAAATAACTTTGCAGATCAAGCAGCAAAAAAGGCAGTCCTCCAACCAAAGAATACTACATTTCTTGTAGACTcaacagaaggtgacacagacaaatttcaattcccagacctacaaagccttaaagactttcagaaacaagcaacaaaggaagaaaagaataagtgggaaaaagaaggtgcacagcttgatgagcaaggaatatggtcaaaagaaaataaatggtgcctaccaagAGCCTTATACCCAGTAATGACTCAGATTGCACATGGACAAGTACATCATTCCAAAGAGGCAATGACTAATAGGGTATGGAAAAATTGGATTGCCCCTGGATTTAACTGTGCGGACACAAACTATGTGACAGCTTGCTGGATATGTGGAATACACAATCCAGGGCAAAGAGTAAAGACCCCAAAGGCTTTCTATCCCTTTCAGAGACTTCAGATCGACTATATACAACTTCATAAATGTGGTACCTACGAGTATGTGTTAGAAGGAAAAGCTACTGCTAAAAATACAGCGAAGAAATTAATCTCAGAAGTCATCTATAGATATGGCATACCTGAagttattgaatcagatagaggtacaacctttacagaagagataatgaagcatgtaatgaAGAACTTGGGAGTATCACAAGCTTTTCACACTCCTTATAGGCCACCAGCAGGTGGGAGGGTAGAAAGGCTTAATGGTGACATTAAAttgaaactacagaaaatgatgcaagaaaccaaaaagacttggttagaatatttaccaatagttctgtttaacattagaactacacttacgaagagacacaggtttagcaccaaatgagatactgtttggcacagcacacagaacaggctgttattttccatagcaactacagcatgtacgtggtgatttgttgaattatgttactttattacagaaacaactaactgaaatacatggtcaaatgttctcctccattccagaccctaattttgatacaggtacccataaactgctatCTGGTGACTGGGTGGTCataagaaagcacatcaggagacgtcttgaacccagatataagggtccttatcaagtcctgttgatgactcccatggcagtgaaagtacaggaaaaagacacctggattcacgcatcacactgcaaagtcttcaaatcaggggagtcttgttctgataaatagaaatgactgtcttatggtattgatatgtcttaccAGAATATTTCTGCCTGAAGTAGGGGTCAatgcctccctaacccagtgtgaaacagacagataagtgacaaattgcctatgtcactgtgagaaacagatgggaaggagtgctcaacaatttgcactcataggagaatAAAATTTTAAAATGCCTTTGTGAATACTTAACCTCATTGCCAAAGTTGTCAGCAATGATTCATTTTGAATATTGTAAATATTgccattagtagcaaagggtttggcaatccagctcattgtatatgtggtagagaaaattgttatatggctgattaagaaattactgacacttgattgttgttcctgcaggaaaaataatgagcttccagaaccagtaatgatcacagaaatttctacaagtttaatgtctgagacaaacagtgaacattatcagcaatggtcaacaatcaaaccaaaaacctgcacagtctgcaacaagagattgacagtgaccatcgagaaaccagaatgaaaattgatgtcctattcattagtgggacatatttgttaatgaatcttattccatatagaaagcaatgaatattttgattcatccattgatactaattcttcttgtactaactataatgattatatggaactgctacttaacatgtaatacaagaaagcttttgaatagatatcagcaaagtattcccctctatgcaccgagataaaacattaagtagggaaagaaaagttatggtgataaagtaccagagatatgtgcttaatgaattcttgttctaatcatatggggtccttataataccatatgtttaaatgtaggtactaactgtcttctgctgagtatcgccatgactgataggtagaggttaatagttgatatttaatcaaagaggggaatgttagagtggaattgtatgattattgatttaatatctatcatgtgctaagctttagatgctaatatgttatgctatgactttaagagaaattaaggagatattattttcagtttaaaaagacaaattattcaaggttggccacgcagcgccatgttcccatcaacgaaaacattccaagaacatgtagtaaagttcttgataagataaaacccaaggactcaaagatgaggggcagcacaaggatattggcaaaaagcctggaaagagataacacacaaagaagaaagagttgtttgatctttgatgtaaaactgaaatatatatattgttaattgattttctctcattattttaatgtcttataattggttgttcagaatctatacccctagacttacatgtataaaaataagcgctgaagtggtctcaaattggaacagaataaagctgctcagcattatatcatacaggtgttgagtattttctgttcaccagtcgactgaaaacaaagaaagatctgactgacattgaaggtgcttgatagaagtatcggtgaaccccgataccccaacactaCCATTTCATGAGCCTGAAGATGATTTGTGAGGAAGTTAAGGATACCAAAGTTCTCAGCTCTGCCATGAAGACACTTTCACCTTGTAGGGACAGTAGTCTTGGAAAAAGTCTCATTTATATGCTTCGTAGGTGACAGGATGCTTTCTACCTCCAAATGTTAGTCTGAATTGCTTCAATCTCTGCTTATGACCCATTTAACACCTCATCTTGATTATCTGCAAAACATTACAAAGTATATATATGTGACACTATGTGTCAGGAAGACGCTCTCAGCTTTAGTGACCTTGGGgtatttgctgtatgaggtcacacacgattccagcccacagtctctctctacctatcacacaggttatagccctactgaatcacccccacacagcgctctcacacccctatacaattcaggtttgccaccacctattgaatacgggcaataggaccccaatatcctgtcccacactggcaaacaatgcttctagctaccacaggcttacaaggcccccaccagcaatattcttcttaacaggctaatggattcgttagagtatcaagaacgccacatattaaatttatagatttaatatacaaaagtacagggcattcagatataaaaaacaataaaattagtaaattgacataacatacacaagcaaaacagtttaaaataaaaatgattagattcagagtataacttacattgaagtggtatattctgagccaagggcAATttgcttgaagatggacagcttatcaatgaatgattgatttcccaaaagactgacaacttGATGTAACtgatctcagctttttaaagacacctttacacattcccacctcctgggggttgtggtctgtgatgctttttcaatcaccatttgcatattgtctgatttactacccaattctactatatgacctaacttttctgtggagcatcacacagaccaaattttacaattaataaatcccctatgaatttgtccatcttttgataccaaacactcctaaatacagtgtattcgtagagcttacacccatttccttaacttctctgtggggcagaattcttaatttggcatatgagctgcccttcatcatgctattgaggaatatgtggttgatgactacttttattgatttgaagtggcatattttaaaactgaattatttttgtctatatgaaATATAGCttaagtcagcacatggtctctttgagccagacttcatgctgagcggttcctatcCTGAAAGTCTAATCAGGTGTCAAATcacaggccaggatatatctcacagcaggggctctttgaagctgccacaggtgacactcctatcttctcaagGGTTTCCTCAATCTAactacctcctactgggctaattgttttcttttcaaaacatttggtcaaatatTTATCTGAGGGCAAATTCAGgttcacttctatgtatcaatgcaataattTATTTGGACCCTGACAGTTAATATTCTAATTtaatcatatcagatttatgctctaaCCTTGACACTATGGAACACTATTTTCCTCAGCACTATGCACAGTTTTAAGAGCTATGATTCAAATTTCCTAAAGatctttaattatatttttaaatgcaaatggCATTGAAAATTTAATTGCCTGTATTTAAAAAAGAGTACAGAATACTTTTAAATAATCTTAGTGCAAAGTATAGCCCAGTGCCACTCAAAGATCGGTTTTGCCATTTTCAATTTCATCCATACAGGTAATCATTTTAAGCTTAATTTAAATGAATCAACCTATACTCACATACACTTTCTGACAAATATTATGAGTATTGTATGTAGCATTCAGAATCATACAATGTGTAATAACAAGAAAGTTCTATCTGAACACTCACTTAGCGCCTGAGTGGAAGAGTATCCACAATTGACTGAATGACTTGTCCATGCATGGCCACAGTAACTGTTACAATAAGAAGAAGACATAACCTAATGTTGTCAAAAGGATCACATCGGACTTGAATTACATTGGCAGTatagtggttaacattgctgtctCATAGCTCTAGAGTCATGAGTTTCATTTCGACCATGGTcctattgtatgttctccccgtgtttatgtgggttccCTCCTTGTGCtgcagtttcctcctacagttcaaaaacatactggttggttaattgtcttttgacaaaaaggtctgtgtttttgtgtgaatataagggaatatagattgttagctccaatggggcatggattgAAGTGAATTACTACATGTCCTATGAACAGCACTGAATAATGTGTtcaatgctttataaataaatgatgataataataataataaatgatatgtCCAAGAAGGTTCAGGAACAGCTAGACAATAACATACTTCTATAATCAGATTTCCCTTTTTTAAGATCATTTCAATTCCAATGACATTAATTATTACAGGTACCAGACCTAGAAACTAATTAAGGATAACTGAATGGTCTACCCCTTGCAAGGCCTCTGATAAGTGCTAATATCCTTTCctggaattaaaaataaaaacaatgagctTGAAAACAACCAAACCACTCCCTCCAAAAAATCCAATGTATCAGTATgacctttattaaaaaaaaaaccacaaatgtGATATCTGTATCCatctattagattgtaagctctcttatgGGCATGACCCTCCCTacctttttgttttcatgtctacatttatctCCTCTGCCTTTTATGTCCCTGCTTTATGTATGCCCTGTTGTCCCCGCTGTTCAGCACTGTTGGGCACTGTGCTGGTTTATAGAtcttatggggcgtattcaattgttagcgttaacgctaacaaacgagcgctcgaaaaatgtta is part of the Mixophyes fleayi isolate aMixFle1 chromosome 10, aMixFle1.hap1, whole genome shotgun sequence genome and harbors:
- the LOC142104264 gene encoding uncharacterized protein LOC142104264, translated to MSDKGVQYWMVYDLREVNKRLLINTPIVPNPHTLLNQIPPNAKWFSVIDFANAFFSVLITEDSQLLLAFTHDGNQYCWTRLPQGGATSPSEFSEAMALILQGWRPINPTTQLIQYVDDLMLAAETEEECKAETLSLLCFLAEQDCRVSPSKLQLVQEKVIFLGHCISAGTRHLTTERVKVIRDMKTPKTVKEIRAFLGLLGYCREWIPSASILMQPLYECLRKQQGTEPLNITEIENAVQALKHAISTAPALGLPDYLKPFTLFCHEQSGHALGVLTQKHGTKQRPLAYYSAQLDPVIRGSPSCIQAVAAAILKEKVADMVLDHALIIQVPHAVTEILNQAKTRHLSAARLTKYQVALLSASHVTITRCTILNPATLLPIDDSEEGSKGSRKEDESSDRGYEDLSEASEEETEEIHTQKFSHDCLELMKLETSALHNVTDTPLSDATLTLYVDGSRYYVDGVPYTGYAITTEEEVLDSGTLSNGASAQEAELIALTKACVYAEGQKANVYTDPRYAWGVAHDLCPIWKSRDFQGSNGKPIKHANLINELFRALELPKQVGIIKVQAHTREQTPEARGNNFADQAAKKAVLQPKNTTFLVDSTEGDTDKFQFPDLQSLKDFQKQATKEEKNKWEKEGAQLDEQGIWSKENKWCLPRALYPVMTQIAHGQVHHSKEAMTNRVWKNWIAPGFNCADTNYVTACWICGIHNPGQRVKTPKAFYPFQRLQIDYIQLHKCGTYEYVLEGKATAKNTAKKLISEVIYRYGIPEVIESDRGTTFTEEIMKHVMKNLGVSQAFHTPYRPPAGGRVERLNGDIKLKLQKMMQETKKTWLEYLPIVLFNIRTTLTKRHRFSTK